The Oryzias latipes chromosome 1, ASM223467v1 genome contains a region encoding:
- the LOC101169913 gene encoding regulator of G-protein signaling 8-like isoform X3: MSLNWPGNTVAAVWGEGSLGGLQAFRGFLRSEFSEENLEFWLACEDFRVSPSNLLKNKASKIYSQFVNPEAPLEVNLDAETREALLGVMESPSADSFLEAQQRIYSLMAKDSFPRFLRSQLCVEALKAF; this comes from the exons atgtcccTCAACTGGCCTGGGAACACCGTAGCTGCTGtctggggagagggaagtctgg GTGGCCTGCAGGCCTTTCGAGGCTTCCTTCGTTCAGAGTTCAGTGAGGAGAACCTGGAGTTCTGGTTGGCTTGTGAGGACTTCAGAGTTTCTCCTTCAAACCTGCTGAAGAACAAGGCCAGCAAGATCTACAGCCAGTTCGTTAACCCGGAGGCCCCACTGGAG GTGAACCTGGACGCTGAGACCCGCGAGGCTCTGCTGGGTGTGATGGAGTCTCCGAGCGCCGACTCCTTCCTGGAAGCCCAGCAGAGGATCTACAGCTTGATGGCCAAAGACTCCTTCCCTCGGTTCCTCCGCTCTCAGCTCTGCGTGGAGGCCCTCAAAGCCTTCTAG
- the LOC101169913 gene encoding regulator of G-protein signaling 8-like isoform X2: protein MSLNWPGNTVAAVWGEGSLGGWMEFYFSGLQAFRGFLRSEFSEENLEFWLACEDFRVSPSNLLKNKASKIYSQFVNPEAPLEVNLDAETREALLGVMESPSADSFLEAQQRIYSLMAKDSFPRFLRSQLCVEALKAF, encoded by the exons atgtcccTCAACTGGCCTGGGAACACCGTAGCTGCTGtctggggagagggaagtctgggtgggtggatggagtTTTACTTCA GTGGCCTGCAGGCCTTTCGAGGCTTCCTTCGTTCAGAGTTCAGTGAGGAGAACCTGGAGTTCTGGTTGGCTTGTGAGGACTTCAGAGTTTCTCCTTCAAACCTGCTGAAGAACAAGGCCAGCAAGATCTACAGCCAGTTCGTTAACCCGGAGGCCCCACTGGAG GTGAACCTGGACGCTGAGACCCGCGAGGCTCTGCTGGGTGTGATGGAGTCTCCGAGCGCCGACTCCTTCCTGGAAGCCCAGCAGAGGATCTACAGCTTGATGGCCAAAGACTCCTTCCCTCGGTTCCTCCGCTCTCAGCTCTGCGTGGAGGCCCTCAAAGCCTTCTAG
- the c1h19orf53 gene encoding leydig cell tumor 10 kDa protein homolog, whose protein sequence is MAQGSKKFKQRPGASKKGPHNKQKGPKKGGRIIAPKKAPLVQQQKLKKGLEVAIRNKIEQEVTQRASSSLHKPLAVVKGAEPKGPPAAGRPGGSSK, encoded by the exons ATGGCGCAGGGTTCCAAGAAGTTCAAGCAGCGGCCGGGAGCGTCGAAGAAAGGGCCGCACAACAAGCAGAAAGGACCGAAGAAAGGAG GAAGGATCATCGCACCCAAAAAGGCTCCGTTGGTTCAGCAGCAGAAGCTGAAAAAG gGTCTGGAGGTGGCCATCAGGAACAAGATTGAACAAGAGGTGACTCAGAGGGCTAGCTCCTCCCTCCACAAGCCGCTGGCGGTGGTGAAAGGCGCTGAGCCCAAAGGACCCCCAGCAGCTGGCCGTCCGGGAGGCAGCTCAAAATAA
- the LOC101169913 gene encoding regulator of G-protein signaling 5-like isoform X1 yields MCKGLSSLPSSCLEKAKGMRVKLIHLADAHHKHRLHDGKTLQDLETLLNTKSGLQAFRGFLRSEFSEENLEFWLACEDFRVSPSNLLKNKASKIYSQFVNPEAPLEVNLDAETREALLGVMESPSADSFLEAQQRIYSLMAKDSFPRFLRSQLCVEALKAF; encoded by the exons ATGTGTAAAGGCCTTTCCTCCCTGCCTTCTTCATGTCTGGAGAA gGCCAAAGGGATGCGAGTGAAGCTCATTCACCTGGCAGATGCCCATCACAAGCATCG GCTTCACGACGGAAAGACACTTCAGGATCTGGAAACCCTGCTGAACACCAAAA GTGGCCTGCAGGCCTTTCGAGGCTTCCTTCGTTCAGAGTTCAGTGAGGAGAACCTGGAGTTCTGGTTGGCTTGTGAGGACTTCAGAGTTTCTCCTTCAAACCTGCTGAAGAACAAGGCCAGCAAGATCTACAGCCAGTTCGTTAACCCGGAGGCCCCACTGGAG GTGAACCTGGACGCTGAGACCCGCGAGGCTCTGCTGGGTGTGATGGAGTCTCCGAGCGCCGACTCCTTCCTGGAAGCCCAGCAGAGGATCTACAGCTTGATGGCCAAAGACTCCTTCCCTCGGTTCCTCCGCTCTCAGCTCTGCGTGGAGGCCCTCAAAGCCTTCTAG